A window from Microbacterium ginsengiterrae encodes these proteins:
- a CDS encoding serine hydrolase domain-containing protein has protein sequence MHLVSWRRVRAAAAGAVALTLVLTGCSAEESFSYTAPDQVDQALAEETTTQLQGAVEHAMAKTGATGAIVGVWVPWSGTWVAGLGTQSVEDETAVTSDMSFRIGDVTRLMTCDVLYALADEDIVELDGAVPDYVSGVAQLKDVTLLDLCNGTAGIGSSEPAVRGAWLTTPERVWAPLEMASFGLGKGLSEPGTTYRNSDASYLLLGLALERASGMSASELIARYISRPLDLTVTNLPRPAGATPGDNSLSGNYLNPVEGGYDCTAPVDITTLSSSTGFTDSGVVSTIDELGRFVQAAARQGLRADDAEPDQFATPLPAYKDAPSWYQATGGAYLVGPLVGQHGWTPGYATGAYADPETGFTVAVVLNNSTAGGSVAGDLAFELAAIASKAPAASGQTAPEFGLPFTAEQYHDAIEGLTTCAAPPAE, from the coding sequence ATCAGGCTCTCGCCGAGGAGACCACGACACAGTTGCAGGGTGCCGTCGAGCATGCGATGGCCAAGACCGGTGCGACCGGTGCGATCGTCGGCGTCTGGGTGCCCTGGAGTGGCACCTGGGTCGCCGGTCTCGGGACGCAGTCGGTCGAGGACGAGACCGCCGTGACCTCCGACATGTCCTTCCGCATCGGTGATGTCACCCGTCTGATGACCTGCGACGTGCTGTACGCGCTCGCGGATGAGGACATCGTCGAGCTGGACGGCGCCGTCCCCGACTACGTGTCCGGCGTCGCGCAGTTGAAGGACGTCACGCTCCTGGACCTGTGCAACGGCACGGCGGGGATCGGTTCGTCGGAGCCGGCGGTGCGCGGTGCATGGCTCACCACCCCCGAGCGTGTGTGGGCGCCGCTCGAGATGGCCTCCTTCGGGCTCGGAAAGGGGCTGTCGGAGCCCGGCACGACGTACCGCAACTCTGACGCGTCGTACCTGCTGCTGGGTCTGGCACTGGAGCGCGCGTCCGGGATGAGCGCATCCGAGCTCATCGCCCGCTACATCTCCCGCCCCCTCGACCTCACGGTGACGAACCTTCCCCGCCCGGCCGGGGCGACGCCCGGCGACAACTCGCTCAGCGGGAACTACCTCAACCCGGTCGAGGGCGGGTATGACTGCACCGCCCCCGTCGACATCACGACGCTGTCCTCCAGCACGGGCTTCACGGACTCCGGCGTGGTCTCGACGATCGACGAGCTCGGCCGCTTCGTGCAGGCCGCTGCACGCCAGGGGCTGCGCGCGGATGACGCGGAGCCGGATCAGTTCGCCACCCCTCTGCCCGCGTACAAGGATGCGCCCTCCTGGTATCAGGCGACGGGCGGGGCGTACCTCGTCGGACCCCTCGTCGGTCAGCACGGGTGGACGCCCGGCTATGCGACGGGGGCGTATGCGGATCCGGAGACGGGCTTCACCGTCGCGGTCGTCCTCAACAACTCCACCGCCGGAGGGAGCGTCGCAGGCGATCTCGCGTTCGAACTCGCCGCCATCGCCTCCAAGGCACCGGCGGCGAGCGGTCAGACCGCCCCCGAGTTCGGACTGCCCTTCACCGCGGAGCAGTACCACGACGCCATCGAGGGCCTGACCACCTGCGCCGCTCCGCCCGCCGAGTGA
- a CDS encoding tryptophan-rich sensory protein codes for MLQAEKSDRVRRIVVALTVAGSVIAALFGSGLLGGAGVADAAGGAFAADATVLAPSGIAFAIWTVIYAGLVLYALWQLAPGQAAKPRHRAVGYGVAASALLNAVWIMCVLAWRIAESFVIILILLGVLLMTFVRACRRPRRGTVAEIVLIDGVIGLYLGWVTVAAAANLAAWLAAVGVAAWTQAPGVPGTVSLIGAGGIAVFTAWRGGRWAPGLATAWGLVWIASGRWADDPSAPVVATTAILLAALVICVSAVRFRIRTRAERSQAPAGVPGPADTVVSRRS; via the coding sequence ATGCTCCAGGCGGAGAAGTCTGATCGTGTCCGTCGGATCGTCGTCGCGCTGACGGTCGCCGGGTCAGTCATCGCCGCGCTCTTCGGCTCAGGACTCCTCGGCGGCGCCGGTGTGGCGGATGCCGCCGGGGGCGCGTTCGCCGCAGACGCCACGGTACTGGCTCCCTCCGGCATCGCCTTCGCGATCTGGACGGTGATCTACGCGGGGCTCGTGCTCTATGCGCTCTGGCAACTGGCGCCGGGGCAGGCGGCGAAACCCCGCCATCGTGCGGTCGGCTACGGCGTCGCGGCGTCCGCGCTCCTCAACGCCGTGTGGATCATGTGCGTGCTGGCCTGGCGCATCGCCGAGTCCTTCGTCATCATCCTCATCCTGCTCGGCGTGCTGCTCATGACGTTCGTGCGGGCGTGCCGTCGTCCGAGGCGGGGCACAGTCGCCGAGATCGTCCTCATCGACGGCGTGATCGGCCTGTACCTGGGATGGGTCACGGTCGCCGCGGCGGCCAACCTCGCGGCATGGCTGGCCGCCGTCGGGGTCGCGGCCTGGACGCAGGCGCCTGGCGTGCCGGGCACGGTCAGCCTCATCGGCGCCGGAGGCATCGCGGTGTTCACCGCCTGGCGCGGTGGCCGATGGGCACCAGGGCTGGCGACAGCGTGGGGACTGGTCTGGATCGCCTCCGGGCGATGGGCAGACGACCCGTCGGCACCCGTCGTCGCCACGACGGCGATCCTGCTCGCCGCGCTCGTGATCTGCGTGTCGGCCGTGCGGTTCCGAATTCGCACGCGCGCTGAGAGAAGTCAAGCCCCTGCAGGCGTGCCAGGACCGGCGGATACCGTCGTGTCCAGGAGGTCATGA